A single Sodalis-like secondary symbiont of Drepanosiphum platanoidis DNA region contains:
- the secB gene encoding protein-export chaperone SecB, with product MLNKNKKNFFFKIERIYTKDVSFESPNSPKIFKKKWNPKIQIDLDTNSYKLYENFYEVILKIKLIAKTEEIIAFICEIQKAGIFNISGIDKKQISYYLGSYCPNIIFPYIRESISNQIINGSFPPLNINPINFDHLFIEHNKINNK from the coding sequence ATGTTAAATAAAAATAAAAAAAATTTTTTTTTTAAAATTGAAAGAATATATACTAAAGATGTTTCTTTTGAGTCTCCAAATTCTCCTAAAATTTTTAAAAAAAAATGGAATCCTAAAATACAAATAGATTTAGATACTAATTCATATAAATTATATGAAAATTTTTATGAAGTTATATTAAAAATAAAGTTAATAGCAAAAACAGAAGAAATTATTGCATTTATTTGTGAAATTCAAAAAGCAGGTATTTTTAATATTTCAGGAATTGATAAAAAACAAATTTCTTATTATTTAGGATCTTATTGTCCTAATATTATTTTTCCTTATATTCGTGAATCTATTTCTAATCAAATAATAAATGGAAGTTTTCCACCATTAAATATAAATCCAATTAATTTCGATCATTTATTTATTGAACATAATAAAATAAATAATAAATAA
- the tsf gene encoding translation elongation factor Ts: MTNITINLVKILRYRTGLGIIECKNALIKSKGDIELAIDYLRKTGIKNFLKITKKDSKEGIIISGISRNNKYGIIIELNCETDFVAKNKYFKNFCYEIINTSLSKKIDNIKSIRDILKYKNKDIINKLGENIKINRFNFLKGNYICSYIHNEKIGVLLCANKYHNILKKIAMHIAASFPKYIDIKDIPNKVLKHEYNIQLEIAIKSGKSKEISKKIVTGRMKKFSENISLVNQHFIFNPKIIVKEILKENDIFIKKFIYMKVNQNN, encoded by the coding sequence ATGACAAATATTACAATAAATTTAGTAAAAATATTAAGATATCGTACTGGATTAGGAATTATAGAATGTAAAAATGCTTTAATAAAATCTAAAGGAGATATAGAATTAGCAATTGATTATTTAAGAAAAACTGGAATTAAAAATTTTTTAAAAATAACTAAAAAAGATTCTAAAGAAGGAATTATAATTTCAGGTATATCTAGAAATAATAAATATGGTATAATTATTGAATTAAATTGTGAAACTGATTTTGTTGCAAAAAATAAATATTTTAAAAATTTTTGTTATGAAATAATTAACACTTCTTTATCTAAAAAAATAGATAATATAAAAAGTATAAGAGATATTTTAAAATATAAAAATAAAGATATAATAAATAAATTAGGAGAAAATATTAAAATTAATCGTTTTAATTTTTTAAAAGGAAATTATATATGTTCTTATATTCATAATGAAAAAATAGGAGTATTATTGTGTGCAAATAAATATCATAATATTTTAAAAAAAATTGCCATGCATATAGCTGCAAGTTTTCCAAAATATATAGATATAAAAGATATACCTAATAAAGTTTTAAAACATGAATATAATATTCAATTAGAAATTGCAATAAAATCAGGAAAATCAAAGGAAATATCTAAAAAAATTGTTACAGGAAGAATGAAAAAATTTTCTGAAAATATTTCTTTAGTAAATCAACATTTTATTTTTAATCCTAAAATAATTGTTAAAGAAATTTTAAAAGAAAATGATATTTTTATAAAAAAATTTATTTATATGAAAGTAAATCAAAATAATTAA
- the uppS gene encoding polyprenyl diphosphate synthase, giving the protein MKKLISNIPNHIAIIMDGNSRWAKKLNKLPIFGHKAGIKSMLEIIFFSIKSNLKSLTLFAFSSENWNRSPQELSELINLFTKKIYEKSKILNKYNVKIHIIGNILMFNKKFQKNIKLSEKLTYNNTGLILNIAINYGGRWDIIEGIKKFYKKIIDKNIKLKNINENIFNKYICLNKQKPIDLLIRTGGELRISNFLLWQIAYSEFFFTDILWPDFKNFHFKKAIYDFSKRKRRFGKSS; this is encoded by the coding sequence ATGAAAAAATTAATTTCAAATATTCCTAATCATATAGCTATAATTATGGATGGAAATAGTAGATGGGCAAAAAAATTAAATAAATTACCTATATTTGGACATAAAGCTGGAATTAAATCTATGTTAGAAATTATATTTTTTTCCATAAAAAGTAATTTAAAATCATTAACATTATTTGCATTTAGTAGTGAAAATTGGAATAGATCTCCTCAAGAATTATCAGAATTAATTAATCTTTTTACTAAAAAAATATATGAAAAATCAAAAATTTTAAATAAATATAATGTTAAAATTCATATAATTGGTAATATTTTAATGTTTAATAAAAAATTTCAAAAAAATATTAAATTATCTGAAAAACTTACATATAATAATACTGGTTTAATTTTAAATATTGCAATAAATTATGGAGGACGTTGGGATATTATAGAGGGAATAAAAAAATTTTATAAAAAAATTATTGATAAAAATATTAAATTAAAAAATATTAATGAAAATATTTTTAATAAGTATATTTGTCTTAATAAACAAAAACCAATAGATCTTCTTATAAGAACAGGTGGAGAATTAAGAATAAGTAATTTTTTACTTTGGCAAATTGCTTATTCTGAATTTTTTTTTACTGATATATTATGGCCAGATTTTAAAAATTTTCATTTTAAAAAAGCTATTTATGATTTTTCTAAAAGAAAAAGAAGATTTGGAAAAAGCTCATAA
- the rpsB gene encoding 30S ribosomal protein S2 has product MEDISMRAMLKAGVHFGHQTRYWNPKMKPFIFGSRNKIHIINLEQTIPMYKYALNEIKKISFNRGKILFVATKKVASKSIKYAAKKCNQFFVNHRWLGGMLTNWKTVRQSIKRLKDLELQSKDGTFNKLTKKEALLRMRSLKKLEKSLGGIKDMGGLPDALFVIDAHHENIAIKEASNLGIPIFSIVDTNTNPDKIDYIIPGNDDSIRSINLYLKDVVNYIKKGLIKKSENFNKKFDNLNKI; this is encoded by the coding sequence ATGGAAGATATTTCTATGCGTGCAATGTTAAAAGCTGGTGTACATTTTGGTCATCAAACTCGTTATTGGAATCCAAAAATGAAACCATTTATTTTTGGTTCAAGAAATAAAATTCATATTATAAATTTAGAGCAAACAATACCAATGTATAAATATGCTCTTAATGAAATTAAAAAAATATCTTTTAATAGAGGAAAAATTCTTTTTGTTGCAACAAAAAAAGTTGCTAGTAAATCTATAAAATATGCTGCAAAAAAATGTAATCAATTTTTTGTAAATCATAGATGGTTAGGTGGGATGCTTACTAATTGGAAAACTGTTAGACAATCAATTAAAAGATTGAAAGATCTTGAATTACAATCAAAAGATGGAACTTTTAATAAATTAACTAAAAAAGAAGCTTTATTACGTATGCGTTCATTAAAAAAATTAGAAAAAAGTCTTGGTGGAATAAAAGATATGGGTGGTTTACCAGATGCTTTATTTGTTATAGATGCACATCATGAAAATATTGCAATAAAAGAAGCAAGTAATTTAGGAATTCCTATTTTTTCAATAGTTGATACAAATACTAATCCAGATAAAATAGATTATATTATTCCAGGAAATGATGATTCAATACGTTCTATAAATCTTTATTTAAAAGATGTAGTTAATTATATTAAAAAAGGTTTAATAAAAAAATCTGAAAATTTTAATAAAAAATTTGATAATTTAAATAAAATATAA
- the fabZ gene encoding 3-hydroxyacyl-ACP dehydratase FabZ, whose product MSNDHTLYIQEILKLLPHRFPFLLIDKVLNFKKGKFLIAIKNVSFNEPCFQGHFPGKPIFPGVLILESMAQATGILAFKSTGELKTGELYYFATINKARFKRPVQPGDQMIIKVYFIKERNKIARFKGIVKVNNYIVCEASIMCARRMEI is encoded by the coding sequence ATGTCTAATGATCATACTCTGTATATTCAAGAAATTCTAAAACTTTTACCTCATAGATTTCCATTTTTACTTATAGATAAAGTACTTAATTTTAAAAAAGGAAAATTTTTAATAGCAATAAAAAATGTTTCTTTTAATGAACCTTGTTTTCAAGGACATTTTCCAGGAAAACCAATTTTTCCAGGAGTATTAATTTTAGAATCAATGGCTCAAGCTACTGGAATTTTAGCATTTAAAAGTACAGGAGAATTAAAAACAGGTGAATTATATTATTTTGCTACTATTAATAAAGCACGATTTAAACGACCAGTACAACCAGGAGATCAAATGATTATTAAAGTATATTTTATTAAAGAACGTAATAAAATTGCAAGATTTAAAGGAATTGTTAAAGTAAATAATTATATAGTTTGTGAAGCATCTATAATGTGCGCTAGACGTATGGAGATTTAA
- the lpxD gene encoding UDP-3-O-(3-hydroxymyristoyl)glucosamine N-acyltransferase has protein sequence MISIRLSDLSQKLDAQLYGDKNVIIKGISSIENAKTGDITFLSNIRFRKKLSFCKASAIIISADALPYCNINAIVVKNPYLSYIHIIKIMGFLKEIKISKNISDTAVIDKNVIIGNNTIIGANSIILSGTKIENNVFIGPGCFIGNNIKIKFGTKLLANVIIHNNVKIGSNCFIQSGTVIGSDGFGYINNKNKWIKIPHIGRVKIGNKVEIGSCTTIDKGTLDDTIIGNGVIIDNQCHIAHNVIIKNNTAIAGGVIIAGSTSIGKHCMIGGASVINGHIKICDNVIITGMSMVIRSINKSGTYSSGMPLQSNTKWKKTAVILMKINDIRKRIKKIEKFLKK, from the coding sequence ATGATTTCAATTCGACTATCTGATTTATCACAGAAGTTGGATGCACAATTATATGGTGATAAAAATGTTATTATTAAAGGAATTTCTTCTATAGAAAATGCAAAGACTGGAGACATAACTTTTTTATCAAATATTCGTTTTAGAAAAAAACTTTCTTTTTGTAAAGCATCAGCAATAATTATATCTGCTGATGCTTTACCTTATTGTAATATTAATGCAATTGTTGTAAAAAATCCATATTTATCTTATATACATATAATAAAAATTATGGGTTTTTTAAAAGAAATAAAAATATCTAAAAATATTAGTGATACAGCTGTGATAGATAAAAATGTAATTATTGGAAATAATACAATTATTGGAGCTAATAGTATTATTTTATCAGGTACAAAAATAGAAAATAATGTTTTTATAGGTCCTGGATGTTTTATTGGTAATAATATTAAAATTAAATTTGGTACTAAATTATTAGCTAATGTTATTATTCATAATAATGTAAAAATTGGATCTAATTGTTTTATTCAATCTGGAACAGTTATTGGATCAGATGGATTTGGTTATATTAATAATAAAAATAAATGGATTAAGATACCTCATATTGGTAGAGTAAAAATTGGTAATAAAGTAGAAATTGGATCATGTACAACTATTGATAAAGGAACTTTAGATGATACTATCATTGGAAATGGAGTAATTATTGATAATCAATGTCACATTGCACATAATGTTATTATAAAAAATAATACAGCTATTGCTGGAGGAGTTATAATAGCAGGAAGTACTTCTATAGGAAAACATTGTATGATTGGTGGAGCTAGTGTAATTAATGGACATATAAAAATTTGTGATAATGTTATTATAACAGGTATGAGTATGGTAATTCGTTCAATAAATAAATCAGGAACTTATTCTTCTGGAATGCCATTACAATCTAATACTAAATGGAAAAAAACAGCAGTTATTTTAATGAAAATAAATGATATAAGAAAAAGAATTAAAAAAATTGAAAAATTTTTAAAAAAATAA
- the bamA gene encoding outer membrane protein assembly factor BamA, translating to MKIKKLFAIILLLTSFHVYSFNELKIEKILYKGLQRINKNEILSKIPINIKNITKRNIKFAINYLFSTGYFENVKATLNKKCLIFYLKERPIIEKINLIGNLKIKNDILIKNIKNQGIKEGKFLNKNLLFHIKKNIKDFYYNKGKFNISVKINIKYFSKNRVILNFKINEGKYFKIKKINIIGNKKFSHKTLISLLHLHDKISWWNFFKNRKYDKIILMKDLKDIYNFYYRQGYANFNINSIKINLEKNKKYIYITLYLTEGSQYKISYVDFKCNINKKINKIKKIINKIKIGKLYDGIFLLKIKNDIKNILLQNGYIFSKIDIKSNLDEKNKKIKLLFNIFYGNRYYVRYIIFSGNFINKDIVLRRQLIQMEQNIINMDFIKKGKENLNNLNFFEKVNFNIIPVFNKKNQVDVLYNVKEINTGNINAGLGFSSKNGINFQININQYNWLGTGNSFSFHSTKNSFQDTTILNIKNPYITYKGIGLNTKFFYDDISSSNENMLDYNIHSYGSEMILNFPLKKKHFLGIGLNYTHKKINNIKQQISICRYLESFNIYSYKRNDNLKINANDFLFNLQCKINTLNDFYFPKYGTYFKFSGIVTLPGSYNKYYKIYSKYKYYFPLNKNKNWIFITRLQLGYLSGINKKEPPFFENFFSNNKNIIRGFSNNTIGPKAIYYKYNKYNMKYNKSILKESNISIGGNVIGIANFELVIPLFLNYKNNYKLIRSLFFIDIGTIIDSNWENNNITKKFNILDYGDFKKIRMSYGISFQWISPIGPLSFSYAQPIKKYKKDIIEKFQFNIGKIW from the coding sequence ATGAAGATAAAAAAATTATTTGCAATAATACTATTATTAACTAGTTTTCATGTATATTCTTTTAATGAATTAAAAATAGAAAAAATATTATATAAAGGATTACAAAGAATTAATAAAAATGAAATTTTATCTAAAATTCCAATAAATATTAAAAATATTACAAAAAGAAATATAAAATTTGCAATAAATTATTTATTTTCTACAGGATATTTTGAAAATGTTAAAGCTACTTTAAATAAAAAATGTTTAATTTTTTATTTAAAAGAAAGACCTATAATAGAAAAAATTAATTTAATAGGTAATTTAAAAATAAAAAATGATATTCTTATAAAAAACATTAAAAATCAAGGAATAAAAGAAGGAAAATTTTTAAATAAAAATTTACTTTTTCATATAAAAAAAAATATAAAAGATTTTTATTATAATAAAGGAAAATTTAATATTTCTGTAAAAATTAATATAAAATATTTTTCAAAAAATAGAGTTATTTTAAATTTTAAAATTAATGAAGGAAAATATTTTAAAATTAAAAAAATTAATATTATAGGAAATAAAAAATTTTCTCATAAAACTTTAATATCTTTATTACATTTACATGATAAAATTTCATGGTGGAATTTTTTTAAAAATAGAAAATATGATAAAATTATACTTATGAAAGACTTAAAAGATATTTATAATTTTTATTATAGACAAGGTTATGCAAATTTTAACATTAATTCTATTAAAATAAATTTAGAAAAAAATAAAAAATATATTTATATTACTTTATATCTTACAGAAGGATCTCAATATAAAATTTCTTATGTAGATTTTAAATGTAATATAAATAAAAAAATAAATAAAATTAAAAAAATAATTAATAAAATTAAAATAGGAAAATTATATGATGGTATTTTTTTATTAAAAATAAAAAATGATATTAAAAATATTTTATTACAAAATGGATATATTTTTTCAAAAATAGATATAAAATCTAATTTAGATGAAAAAAATAAAAAAATTAAATTATTATTTAATATTTTTTATGGAAATCGTTATTATGTTAGATATATTATTTTTTCAGGAAATTTTATAAATAAAGATATAGTTCTTAGAAGACAATTAATACAAATGGAACAAAATATAATAAATATGGATTTTATAAAAAAAGGAAAAGAAAATTTAAATAATTTAAATTTTTTTGAAAAAGTAAATTTTAATATAATACCAGTTTTTAATAAAAAAAATCAAGTAGATGTTTTATATAATGTAAAAGAAATAAATACTGGAAATATTAATGCAGGATTAGGATTTAGTTCTAAAAATGGAATAAATTTTCAAATTAATATAAATCAATATAATTGGTTAGGAACAGGTAATTCCTTTTCATTTCATTCAACAAAAAATTCTTTTCAAGATACAACTATTTTAAATATAAAAAATCCATATATTACTTATAAAGGAATTGGTTTAAATACTAAATTTTTTTATGATGATATAAGTTCTAGTAATGAAAATATGTTGGACTATAATATTCATAGTTATGGTTCAGAAATGATTTTAAATTTTCCTTTAAAAAAGAAACATTTTTTAGGAATAGGATTAAATTATACTCATAAAAAAATTAATAATATTAAACAACAAATATCTATATGTAGATATTTAGAATCTTTTAATATTTATTCTTATAAAAGAAATGATAATTTAAAAATTAATGCTAATGATTTTTTATTTAATTTACAATGTAAAATTAATACACTAAATGATTTTTATTTTCCAAAATATGGAACATATTTTAAATTTTCTGGTATAGTTACTCTTCCTGGTTCTTATAATAAATATTATAAAATATATTCAAAATATAAATATTATTTTCCTTTAAATAAAAATAAAAATTGGATTTTTATAACTAGATTACAATTAGGATACTTATCAGGAATAAATAAAAAAGAACCACCATTTTTTGAAAATTTTTTTTCTAATAATAAAAATATTATTAGAGGATTTAGTAATAATACAATTGGTCCAAAAGCAATTTATTATAAATATAATAAATATAATATGAAATATAATAAATCTATTTTAAAAGAATCTAATATATCTATAGGTGGAAATGTTATTGGAATAGCTAATTTTGAACTTGTTATACCATTATTTTTAAATTATAAAAATAATTATAAATTAATAAGATCTTTATTTTTTATTGATATTGGTACTATTATAGATAGTAATTGGGAAAATAATAATATTACAAAAAAATTTAATATTTTAGATTATGGTGATTTTAAAAAAATTCGTATGTCATATGGAATTTCTTTTCAATGGATTTCACCAATTGGTCCATTATCATTTTCTTATGCTCAACCTATTAAAAAATATAAAAAAGATATAATCGAAAAATTTCAATTTAATATTGGAAAAATTTGGTAA
- the frr gene encoding ribosome recycling factor — protein MIKKFYQDTELKMKKCINTFISSINNFRIGKISTNILDGIKIPYDKNCYVLLKKISNITLKNSNTLSITVFDKKFVSIIKKTILISNLGVNPFSNGSIIYLSFPQISEERRKELLKIIKSYVENSKVSIRNIRRESNNIIKKNLKKKIINKDQEYNMQNQINKLTDYSIKNLDKIFLEKEKDIFK, from the coding sequence TTGATTAAAAAATTTTATCAAGATACTGAATTAAAAATGAAAAAATGTATAAATACATTTATATCATCTATTAATAATTTTAGAATAGGAAAAATTTCTACAAATATTCTTGATGGAATAAAAATTCCATATGATAAAAATTGTTATGTTTTATTAAAGAAAATTTCTAACATTACTTTAAAAAATTCTAATACTTTAAGTATTACAGTATTTGATAAAAAATTTGTTTCTATTATAAAAAAAACAATTTTAATTTCAAATTTAGGAGTTAATCCATTTTCTAATGGATCTATAATATATTTATCTTTTCCACAAATTTCTGAAGAAAGAAGAAAAGAATTATTAAAAATAATAAAATCTTATGTTGAAAATAGTAAAGTTTCTATTAGAAATATAAGAAGAGAATCTAATAATATAATAAAAAAAAATTTAAAGAAAAAAATAATTAATAAAGATCAAGAATATAATATGCAAAATCAAATAAATAAATTAACAGATTATTCAATTAAAAATTTAGATAAAATATTTTTAGAAAAAGAAAAAGATATTTTTAAATAA
- the dnaB gene encoding replicative DNA helicase gives MIKNNFINKRNFLFKSRTKNIKIPPYSLEAEQSILGGLMLDNNKWDEVIERIKSNDFFNRPHQIIFNEMKILLEINQPIDLITLSESLEQKGILNPVGGFAYLAELSKNIPSSANISAYTEIVRERAIVREIITVANEISSAGYNPQGRKSEDLLDFAESKVFQIAETRMKKNDGPKNIDFFLEKTAIQIEKLYKKPYNGVIGLSSGYEDLDKKTSGLQKSDLIVIAARPSMGKTTFAMNLCENVAITEKKPVLIFSLEMPGEQIMIRMLSSLSRVDQTKIRTGQLSDDDWSKISNTMGLILKKRNVYIDDSSSLTPMEIRARSRRIFKENNGLSLIMVDYLQLMKVPSFSENRTLEIAEISRALKSLAKELSVPVIALSQLNRSLEQRSDKRPINSDLRESGSIEQDADLIIFIYRDEVYHTNSDLKGIAEIIIGKQRNGPIGNIKLTFNGKFSRFDNFYENYEKDNVI, from the coding sequence ATGATAAAAAATAATTTTATAAATAAAAGAAATTTTTTATTTAAATCAAGAACAAAAAATATTAAAATTCCTCCATACTCGTTAGAAGCAGAACAATCAATTTTAGGAGGATTAATGTTAGATAATAATAAATGGGATGAAGTAATTGAAAGAATTAAATCTAATGATTTTTTTAATCGTCCTCATCAAATTATTTTTAATGAAATGAAAATATTACTTGAAATTAATCAACCTATAGATTTAATTACATTATCCGAATCTTTAGAACAAAAAGGAATATTAAATCCAGTAGGAGGATTTGCATATTTAGCTGAACTTTCAAAAAATATTCCTAGTTCTGCTAATATTTCTGCTTATACTGAAATTGTTAGAGAAAGAGCAATTGTTAGAGAAATAATTACAGTTGCTAATGAAATTTCTTCTGCTGGATATAATCCTCAAGGAAGAAAAAGTGAAGATTTATTAGATTTTGCAGAATCTAAAGTTTTTCAAATAGCTGAAACTCGTATGAAAAAAAATGATGGACCAAAAAATATTGATTTTTTTTTAGAAAAAACAGCAATTCAAATTGAAAAATTATATAAAAAACCATACAACGGAGTAATTGGTCTTTCTAGTGGATATGAAGATTTAGATAAAAAAACTTCTGGATTACAAAAATCTGATCTTATTGTTATTGCTGCTCGTCCATCAATGGGAAAAACAACATTTGCTATGAATTTATGTGAAAATGTAGCTATAACAGAAAAAAAACCAGTTTTAATTTTTAGTTTAGAAATGCCAGGAGAACAAATAATGATACGTATGTTGTCTTCTTTATCTAGAGTAGATCAAACTAAAATAAGAACAGGTCAATTAAGTGATGATGATTGGTCAAAAATTTCAAATACTATGGGTTTAATTCTAAAAAAAAGAAATGTATATATAGATGATTCTTCTAGTTTAACCCCTATGGAAATTAGAGCTAGATCTAGAAGAATTTTCAAAGAAAACAATGGATTAAGTTTAATTATGGTTGATTATTTACAATTAATGAAAGTTCCTTCATTTTCTGAAAATAGAACATTAGAAATTGCAGAAATATCTCGTGCTCTTAAATCTCTTGCAAAAGAATTAAGTGTACCAGTTATAGCTTTATCTCAACTTAATAGAAGCTTAGAACAAAGATCTGATAAAAGACCAATTAATTCAGATTTAAGAGAATCTGGATCTATTGAACAAGATGCTGATTTAATCATCTTTATATATAGAGATGAAGTATATCATACAAATAGTGATCTTAAAGGTATTGCTGAAATTATTATCGGAAAACAAAGAAATGGACCAATAGGAAATATTAAATTAACATTTAATGGAAAATTTTCTAGATTTGATAATTTTTATGAAAATTATGAAAAAGATAATGTTATTTAA
- the rseP gene encoding RIP metalloprotease RseP: protein MIQFIFCFLLFIISIIILVAIHELGHFLFAKFFGIKVSCFSIGFGKKLYSWYDKNNTEYSISSIPLGGYVKMFGEPLSNLISLKKKENFNYIKIWKRFIIILSGPIFNFIFAIFLYWIIFSIGIINYRPIIYNTLNNSIAKNSGINSNMEIKSINGVKTIDWNSVKIQLIKEIDKKNICIEVYDFLKNITEKKILNLKKINIKNIEKDPIYFLGIIKQNPKNRFIISKINKKSSAEKSGLKIGDKLIKLNNIKLINLKNFKKYIYNNPYKIHKISIKRKKINLNIFLKPDIKILKNNKKIGLLGIKIKKNSYKYKDKIIYKFNILKSFIESIKKTYNLIMFTINILKKMLIGNIKISELNGPIYIAKIAKISVQYGLIYYLEFLALISINLGVINLFPLPILDGGHILLLIIEKIIKKPISKKIQNLIYKLSTIILIIFNSIAIFNDLSKI, encoded by the coding sequence ATGATACAATTTATTTTTTGTTTTTTGTTATTTATTATTTCAATAATTATTTTAGTTGCAATTCATGAATTAGGACATTTTTTATTTGCAAAATTTTTTGGAATTAAAGTAAGTTGTTTTTCTATAGGTTTTGGAAAAAAATTATATAGTTGGTATGATAAAAATAATACTGAATATTCAATATCATCTATTCCGTTAGGTGGATATGTTAAAATGTTTGGTGAACCATTATCTAATTTAATTTCATTAAAAAAAAAAGAAAATTTTAATTATATAAAAATTTGGAAACGTTTTATAATAATTTTATCTGGTCCAATATTTAATTTTATTTTTGCAATATTTTTATATTGGATAATATTTTCAATTGGAATTATAAATTATAGACCAATAATTTATAATACTTTAAATAATTCTATTGCTAAAAATTCTGGAATTAATTCAAATATGGAAATTAAATCAATTAATGGAGTAAAAACTATTGATTGGAATTCAGTAAAAATTCAATTAATAAAAGAAATAGACAAAAAAAATATATGTATTGAAGTATATGATTTTTTAAAAAATATTACAGAAAAAAAAATATTAAATTTAAAAAAAATAAATATTAAAAATATAGAAAAAGATCCAATATATTTTCTTGGTATTATAAAACAAAATCCAAAAAATAGATTTATTATATCTAAAATAAATAAAAAATCATCAGCAGAAAAATCAGGTTTAAAAATTGGTGATAAACTTATTAAATTAAATAATATTAAATTAATTAATTTAAAAAATTTTAAAAAATATATTTATAATAATCCATATAAAATACATAAAATTTCTATTAAAAGAAAAAAAATAAATTTAAATATTTTTTTAAAACCTGATATTAAAATTTTAAAAAATAATAAAAAAATAGGATTATTAGGAATTAAAATAAAAAAAAATTCATATAAATATAAAGATAAAATTATATATAAATTTAATATATTAAAATCTTTTATAGAATCTATAAAAAAAACATATAATTTAATTATGTTTACTATAAATATTTTAAAAAAAATGCTTATAGGAAATATTAAAATTAGTGAATTAAATGGTCCAATTTATATAGCAAAAATTGCAAAAATTTCAGTACAATATGGATTAATATATTATTTAGAATTTTTAGCATTAATAAGTATTAATTTAGGAGTAATAAATCTTTTTCCTTTACCTATATTAGATGGAGGACATATATTATTATTAATAATAGAAAAAATTATAAAAAAACCTATATCTAAAAAAATTCAAAATTTAATTTATAAATTAAGTACAATTATTTTAATAATTTTTAATAGTATAGCTATTTTTAATGATTTATCTAAAATATAA
- a CDS encoding OmpH family outer membrane protein yields the protein MKKFLCSILLLIIITSSINAQSCDKIAVVNMSKIFNQSSKRIIASKKIENEFKGRASELQFLENKLYEKIQDFKKNRATMRPSERNKIEKSILEEREIFTNKAQIFEQENHRRQIEERKKIINYIENIVKHISRKRKYELVIDSNSIVYALNAKDITIDVLNQVK from the coding sequence ATGAAAAAATTTTTATGTTCTATATTATTATTAATAATAATAACATCTTCAATTAATGCTCAATCTTGTGATAAAATTGCTGTAGTAAATATGTCTAAAATATTTAATCAATCTTCAAAAAGAATTATAGCTTCTAAAAAAATTGAAAATGAATTTAAAGGACGAGCTTCAGAATTACAATTTCTTGAAAATAAGTTATATGAAAAAATACAAGATTTTAAAAAAAATCGTGCTACTATGAGGCCTAGTGAAAGAAATAAAATAGAAAAATCTATTTTAGAAGAACGTGAAATTTTTACAAATAAAGCTCAAATATTTGAACAAGAAAATCATAGAAGACAAATAGAAGAAAGAAAAAAAATAATAAATTATATAGAAAATATTGTAAAACATATTTCTAGAAAAAGAAAATATGAATTAGTTATTGATTCAAATTCTATTGTATATGCTCTTAATGCAAAAGATATTACAATTGATGTATTAAATCAGGTAAAATAA